The genomic window GCTTGCCGTCCAAGCCATGGTCGATCACCAGGAGATGGTCGCAGATGCTGTCGTAATCATCGATATCGCGCCGGGCGGCGAGAATCTCGGGCGTCGGACGCGCGCCCATTTCCTCGTAGAAGATTTGATAGCGCAGCGCCTGGGCGGCCGCGATTTCCTCTTCCGAGGTGGCGAGCCGTACATCCAGTTGTCCTGCCTTGTGGATGTACGGGGAGGCAGCCAGCGTGGCCGGAGCCACCGCCGTCATGCCGAAGGCCTGGTAGGTCATGTAACCTCTTGCGATTGCCTTTTCGTGGCGGGACCCGCCCCCGGGACCCTCCGCACGCGAATCTAAACACGAAATGTGACAGTCGTGTCAAATCCCGCCGAAACGAAGCGTGAGCGGCGTCAGACGGGTTGCTGGCCGGTGTTGCTCCGCCGCCAGATCAGCCACAGCAGGAAAAGGCCCGGCACGGCGATAAGAGTGGTGAAGACATAGAACCCGACCCACCCCAGGCTTTCCGCGAGAATGCCGGAGGGGGCGGACAGCCAGGTGCGCCCCACCGCCGCCAGCGAGGAGAGCAAAGCGAACTGGGTGGCGGTGTAGGCGACGTTCGACAACCCGGAGAGGTAGGTGACGAACACGGTGAGCCCCAGGCCACTGGAGAAATTCTCCAGCCCGATGACGAGGCCCAGCACGACCGGATCGTTGCCCGTCATGGCGAGCGCCGCGAAGCCGAGGTTAGTCACCATCATCAAGACGCCGGTGATGATGAGGGCGCGCCCCATGCCGACAAGGCTGAGAAAGGGCGCGGCCAGCGCCGTGCCGGCGATGAGCGCCCAGAAGCCCACCAGCTTGTTGGCGGCGATGTACTGCTCGTCGGTGAAGCCCAGCTCCACGATGAGCGGGCTCAGCATGACGTTCGCCATGGCATCGCCCAGCTTGTAGATGAGCACGAAGCCGAGGATGAGCAGCGCGCCGGAGACGCCGTTGCGGCGGAAGAACTCGGCGAAGGGGCCAATCACCGTATCGCTGAACCAGCGGCCGAGGCGATCGAGCGCCGGTTCGCCCGAGCGCGGCGCCTCCGCCACCGTGCGGCTGTGCGCGGTATCTCCCGCCCACAGGGCCGCCGCCAGGCCGCAGAGCACGAGAAGGCCGGTGACGCTGTAGGCCGCCGCCCAGCCGTGCTGGGTCGCCAGCCACACGGTGCCGGCGCCAGCGAGGAGATTGCCGGTGCGGTAGCCGAACTGGTTGAGCGCCGTGCCATGCGCCAGCTGCTCGGGCGGCAGGATCTCGATGCGGTAGGCATCGATCACGATATCCTGCGTGGCGCTGAGGAAGGAGACGATGATCGCCCAGGTGGCGAAGCGGGCGAGATCATGCGCCGGGTCGCTGTGGCCCAGCTGCCAGAGCGCCCCCATCAGCATGAAGCCCACAAGGAACAGCCAGCTGCGCCGCTGGCCCAAGAGGCCATCCAGCACCGGCAGGCGCAGCCGGTCGATGAGCGGGGACCACAGGAACTTGAGGGTATAGGGCGTCGTCAGCCCCACGGCGAAGCCGATGGTCTTCTTGTCTACCCCCACCTTGCTCAGCCAATAGGTCATGGTGGCGAGCAGCAACGTGAGGGGAAAGCCGCTCGATATGCCGAGCAGAAACGCGGCCAGCGGGCGGGGGCGCAGGTAAAGCCCAAGCGCGCGGGCGGCGGCAACGGGCGAGAAGGACGCGGCACGGGATGTCATGGCACCGCATCCTAGCGACTCCTGGTGCGGGGGAAGAGGCCGCGGTGCGCTTCGCCGCAAAAGCGGGGGGCGCAAAAGCGGGGGCCAAATGCGGGGGGTAGCGCACGGCGGGCTTGCGGAGCGGATCGGGCGGGGCGACACTGCGGGCACAGGGCGCTTTTCCGCTTGCAGGGGAGGCAAGGCATGGCGTCTGCGTCTCATCACCGGGTGTTCCACCACCGGCCGACGGAGGGCCAGCTGGCGCTGGCGCGCAGCATCGCGCGGCAGGAGACGGAGGATGCGCCCGCGCTCGCCACGCTGGAGGCGGGCGTTTATCTCGACCCGGCCCGCTTCGCGCGGGAGGCGCAGCTGTTCCGCCGGGTGCCGGTGCCGCTCGTGCCGGCGGCGCTGCTGCCGGAGCCGGGCATGGCAGTGGTGCACGACGGCTATGGCGTGCCGCTGCTGCTGACGCGGGACAAGGCGGGGGAGGCGCGGGTGTTCCTCAATGCCTGCCGCCACCGGGGCACCCGGCTGGTGGAGGCGGAGGGCCCGGAGAAAGTCCCGCGCATCGTCTGCCCCTACCACGCCTGGACCTACGGGCTCGACGGGCGGCTCGTCGGCCTGCCGCGCCAAGAGACCTTCCTTGGCCTCGATAAGGCAAACTACGGCCTCAAGGCCCTGCCGGCGGCGGAGCGGGGCGGATTGATCTGGGCGGTGCTGAGCCCGGAGGAGGCGCGCGCGCCCGATCTCGACGGCTTCATCGGCGACGTGGCGGCGGATCTGGACGCGCTGGGGCTGGGCGAGCACCACCTTTACGCGCGGCGCACCCATGAGGTTGCCGCCAACTGGAAGCTCATCATGGATGCGTTCCTGGAGGCCTACCACGTGCAGCGGCTGCACCGGAACACCATTGCCCCCTTCTTCGCCGATGCGGTGGCGGTGACCGAGCGCATCGGCCCGCATTTCCGCAACGCGGTGGGGCGGGTGGATCATGTGCGCGCGGGCGACGCGGAGGATTTCACCCACCTGCGCCAACTGCTCACCTTCTCCTACAGCATCCTGCCCGGCGCGGTGGTGGTGGCCAGCCCCGATTACATCAACGTCATGCTGCTCTACCCGCGCGCCGTCGATTGCACGCTGGTGGAGGACTTCATGCTCATCCCCGAGCCGCCCGCGGACGAGAAGGCGGAGGACCACTGGCGGCGCTCGTTCGAGCTGCTGGACGGCGGCGTGTTCGCGGCGGAGGACTTCCGCGCCGCCACGCTCTGCCACCAGGGGTTGGCGGCCGGGGCCATCGACCGGGTAACGCTCGGCGGGCTGGAGCAGAACGTCGCCCGCTTCCACGAGACGCTGGAGGCGATGCTGCAAGGGGCGGCACCTGGCGGCACCGCCCCGGTGGATGGCCGTTAAGCTCAGGCGCGGCGACGGCGCAGGGACAGGCCAAGCAGCCCCACGCCCGCACCCAGCAGCGGCAGGGCGGCGGGCTCGGGCACGGCGGTGAAGTTCACCTCGCTGAGGCCGACCCAGGCTCCGCCGTGGTTGTTCAGAATGTCGAGCCGCACGTAACGGGCGAGGCCGTCGAGCGCGAAGCTTTCGGCGGGGATGAGGCCGCCGGTGCCCATCGACAGGCTGCCGGCGAGGATCTGGCTGTACCCGACGCCGTCAAGCGAGACGGAGAGCACAAAGTCCTGCGCGCCGCGCTCAAGCTCGATGTCCGAGTTGTAATTCCAAATGTTGATTCCGGTCAGCTGGTAGTCCGCGCCCAGATCGAAATCCAGCGTGGCGGAGGTTCCCTCCCACGTCAGCCACATGTTGTTGAAGTCGCCATCATGCAGGCCGGCCTCAAGGCCACTGCCGTTAATGACATTGATCCCCCGGTAGTGGGTGGGACCCCAGATGCCCCACTCGCTGGAGGCGGTGACGCCGACGGGGGTAATCACTGTCGCCGAGGCGGCGGACGCGGCGGCAATCGCGGTTGCGACAATCACGCTGGAAACAAACATGCGAAACATTCGGCTCTCCTTGCGCTGAAAAGGCAGGAGGGCAAAAGCAACGGTCGTGCCACAAACTAAACAATTGAAAATACGGGACAGAAATATTGCAATTGTATTACGCTGTAAGCTGCACCGACAGATGCCTAGTCTATTGCTACACTTTTGTTTCTTCTTGTGTTTTCGGTTCCTAACGCGACGAGCCGGACCGGGCGCGAGCCTCCCGAATCTACGACCATGGCGCCATTGACCGGCCCGGCCGCCGCATGGTTAAGTTTGCCTAGAACAAATGTAGAACATATGGCTTGACGGAAGGAGGCAACAATGCGGGGGTGGGCCGGGGCGAAGCGGATGAGAGGGGTGCTGATCGTCGTGCTTCTTCTGGCCGTTCGGGCCCTGTGCGCGCGGGCGGCGGGCTCAGGCGGTCGTGCCTGGCGGGCGGTAGCCCAGCGCCTCGGCGATGTGACTGCGGGAGACCGTCTCTCTGCCGCCGAGGTCGGCGAGGGTGCGGGCGACGCGCAGCACCCGGTGGTAGCTGCGGGCGGAGAGCTTCATGCCCTCGGCGGCCTGCACCAGCAGGCGATGACCGGCGTCGTCGGGCGCGGCCACCTGTTCCAGCAGCAGGCCGTCGGCCTCCGCATTGGTGCGGATGCCATGGTCCTCGTAGCGCTCCCGCTGGAGGGCGCGGGCGGCGGCCACGCGGGCGGCAACCTCGGCGGAGCCCTCGGCCGCCGGCGGCAGGGTGAGATCGAGCGCGGAGACCGCGGGCACGTCCACGTGCAGGTCGATGCGGTCGAGCATGGGGCCGGAGATGCGGGACTGGTAGTCCTGCGCGCAGCGCGGGGCACGGCCGCAGGCGCGGGCGGCGTCGGCCAGATGGCCGCAGCGGCACGGGTTCATGGCGGCGATCAGCTGGATGCGCGCCGGGTAGGTGACATGGGCCTGGGCGCGGGCGACGGTGATGCGCCCGGTCTCCAGCGGCTGGCGCAGGGCATCGAGCACGGCGCGGTGGAATTCGGGCAGCTCATCGAGGAACAGCACGCCCAGGTGGGCAAGGCTTACTTCGCCGGGGCGCGCCCGGGTGCCGCCGCCGGTCAGCGCCGCCATGGAGGCGGAGTGATGCGGGGCGCGAAAGGGCCGGGCGCGGCGGATGCGCCCGCCTTCCAGGCTCCCGGCGGCGGAGGCGACCATGGAGACCTCCAGCGCCTCGGCGGGGTCGAGCGGCGGCAGGATGCCGGGCAGGCAGGCGGCGAGCAGGGAC from Pedomonas mirosovicensis includes these protein-coding regions:
- a CDS encoding YifB family Mg chelatase-like AAA ATPase; protein product: MVAHATTVAFLGLEARTVDVQVQIAPGLPAFSIVGLPDKAVNESRERVRAALTAIGLSLPPKRITVNLSPADLRKEGSHFDLAIACALLAGMGLLDAESIAHHVIVGELGLDGGIAPVPGVLLAAIHASSCNLGLACPAAQGSEAAWAGAVEVLAAPHLLALINHLKGTCLLPAPAPGVADEPAGGPDLRAIKGQESAKRALEVAAAGNHNLLMCGPPGAGKSLLAACLPGILPPLDPAEALEVSMVASAAGSLEGGRIRRARPFRAPHHSASMAALTGGGTRARPGEVSLAHLGVLFLDELPEFHRAVLDALRQPLETGRITVARAQAHVTYPARIQLIAAMNPCRCGHLADAARACGRAPRCAQDYQSRISGPMLDRIDLHVDVPAVSALDLTLPPAAEGSAEVAARVAAARALQRERYEDHGIRTNAEADGLLLEQVAAPDDAGHRLLVQAAEGMKLSARSYHRVLRVARTLADLGGRETVSRSHIAEALGYRPPGTTA
- a CDS encoding discoidin domain-containing protein, translating into MFRMFVSSVIVATAIAAASAASATVITPVGVTASSEWGIWGPTHYRGINVINGSGLEAGLHDGDFNNMWLTWEGTSATLDFDLGADYQLTGINIWNYNSDIELERGAQDFVLSVSLDGVGYSQILAGSLSMGTGGLIPAESFALDGLARYVRLDILNNHGGAWVGLSEVNFTAVPEPAALPLLGAGVGLLGLSLRRRRA
- a CDS encoding aromatic ring-hydroxylating oxygenase subunit alpha — protein: MASASHHRVFHHRPTEGQLALARSIARQETEDAPALATLEAGVYLDPARFAREAQLFRRVPVPLVPAALLPEPGMAVVHDGYGVPLLLTRDKAGEARVFLNACRHRGTRLVEAEGPEKVPRIVCPYHAWTYGLDGRLVGLPRQETFLGLDKANYGLKALPAAERGGLIWAVLSPEEARAPDLDGFIGDVAADLDALGLGEHHLYARRTHEVAANWKLIMDAFLEAYHVQRLHRNTIAPFFADAVAVTERIGPHFRNAVGRVDHVRAGDAEDFTHLRQLLTFSYSILPGAVVVASPDYINVMLLYPRAVDCTLVEDFMLIPEPPADEKAEDHWRRSFELLDGGVFAAEDFRAATLCHQGLAAGAIDRVTLGGLEQNVARFHETLEAMLQGAAPGGTAPVDGR
- a CDS encoding AmpG family muropeptide MFS transporter: MTSRAASFSPVAAARALGLYLRPRPLAAFLLGISSGFPLTLLLATMTYWLSKVGVDKKTIGFAVGLTTPYTLKFLWSPLIDRLRLPVLDGLLGQRRSWLFLVGFMLMGALWQLGHSDPAHDLARFATWAIIVSFLSATQDIVIDAYRIEILPPEQLAHGTALNQFGYRTGNLLAGAGTVWLATQHGWAAAYSVTGLLVLCGLAAALWAGDTAHSRTVAEAPRSGEPALDRLGRWFSDTVIGPFAEFFRRNGVSGALLILGFVLIYKLGDAMANVMLSPLIVELGFTDEQYIAANKLVGFWALIAGTALAAPFLSLVGMGRALIITGVLMMVTNLGFAALAMTGNDPVVLGLVIGLENFSSGLGLTVFVTYLSGLSNVAYTATQFALLSSLAAVGRTWLSAPSGILAESLGWVGFYVFTTLIAVPGLFLLWLIWRRSNTGQQPV